The Ciona intestinalis unplaced genomic scaffold, KH HT000240.1, whole genome shotgun sequence region TTAGTGCGTGTCATTCAATGGGCGCTACACTTGCTCGCATTAAAACTGAACAAGTTCAAGATTTTCTGATGGGGAAGTTAAAATTGTTGAATCCAGGTATTCATTATTATCTAGTCAAgtatacaaagttacaagtGTTTGTTACTTGCAGAAGTCACATGGGCAGTTTTCTACATTGGGTTGAAACGATTCAATTCAAGTTCAACAGGATTCCAGTGGAATGATGGGACGATGGTGACGTCAGGTTATACGAAATGGGCTCCTAATGAACCAAGTAAcagaaatgaaaatgaaagttGCGTCGAGCTTGTTTATAAGATCGGTGATTCATACCACGGCAAATGGAACGATCTAACTCAGGGGTTCCCAAACCGCGGCCCGCGGGCCATCTGCGGCCCGCGGGAGCAAAATAAATGGCCCGCAGAggactttaaaaaattaccgaTTTACATACGTAGATACGTTCACAAATGCAcgtattactttaaaaaatcttctaaaatcgttttattaatttatctgATAATCTACATTgcctttgttacgtcacaagaaTAGTTATGACCGTCACAGCATCAACCAACCTTTCACGCTCGTTACTCTGGTAGGAGTTTTACATGGGTTATACCGCGTTG contains the following coding sequences:
- the LOC113475345 gene encoding macrophage mannose receptor 1-like produces the protein MKNWLLFVVSFCLVVICKGHVTWHQLGTNEYYIYTGVRVNYQAAVSACHSMGATLARIKTEQVQDFLMGKLKLLNPEVTWAVFYIGLKRFNSSSTGFQWNDGTMVTSGYTKWAPNEPSNRNENESCVELVYKIGDSYHGKWNDLTQGFPNRGPRAICGPREQNKWPAEDFKKLPIYIRRYVHKCTYYFKKSSKIVLLIYLIIYIAFVTSQE